DNA sequence from the Lysinibacillus sp. OF-1 genome:
TTAAAGCACGTCGAAGGTCTGGTTTCCAATATTTCCATGTATGATTGCCTTCGAACTCGTCATAAAATGTAGTGAACCCTTTACTAATCATGAGCTCATGTAATTGACGGTTAGGTGTTAAAAAGTCTTTGATGGTTTTATCCATTGTCACTACCTGATCTTCGCCCTTACCTACTATATGGTAGATAGAAATCGCGCCAGGATCTTTAAATTTTTCAACAGCCTGTAAGACATCCTCATCAACATATGGTGATTGTAAAATGACTTTGCCAAAGATGCTTGGGTACTTTAGGGCAGCCATTAAGGAAGCAGTGGCAGCCATAGAGTCTCCAATGACGCCACGACTCATACCCATTTGGTAAGTGGCATATTCATTGTCTAAATAGGGTACTAGCTCATGAGCTAAAAAGCGTAGATAGGCTTCGTGTTGCTCACCGCTTGGAATATATTTATGACGTCGATCTTTAATATCTTTGTAAGGAACAAATGCTATAATTAAATTTTCGATTTCATAGTCATCAATCAGTTCATCAGCTAGCTTTGTAATGCCGCCGAGTTGGAAATAATCTTTACCGTCTGATGCGATTAAAATATTGTATTTATAAAGTGGAGAATAATTTGCAGGAACATAAATATAGAGCTGTAATTCTTCCTGTAATGCTTCACTATAAAATGTTAAATCCTGTACTGTTCCCTTATCCAATGATGACACTCCTTCTTGTGTTTGTAACAAAATTGTACCATATTACGAAAGTAAAGGTATAATAGGTTGGGCTAGCTTTATACTAGCAATAAAAATCGAAATGAGGGTTAATTATGCATAATAAAAGTATTCGTGTGCACTCTGACGAAGTAGCAAAGGCAGCTCAAGCCGCGTTAATTCGTAGAGGTGTAGCGATAGAGGATATCGCAAAAATTGTTTACGAAATGCAAAAAACCTATAATGAAGGTTTAACACTGGAGCATTGTGTTCATTCTGTTGAACGTGTTTTACGTAAGCGAGAAGTACAGCATGCTTTATTAGTAGGAATTGAATTAGATGAACTAGCAGAGAAAAAATTATTATCTTCACCACTGCAACAAATTATCGAATCGGATGAGGGGTTATTTGGTGTAGACGAAACAATCGCACTAGGATCTGTTTTTACATATGGCAGTATCGCCGTTACCACTTTTGGTCATTTAGACAAGCAAAAAATAGGGATTATTAAAAAACTCGATACAGAACCTGGACATCATGTCAACACATTCTTAGATGATTTAGTTGGCAGTATAGCAGCTTCAGCTGCTTCACGTATTGCACACCGCATGCGTGACCTAGAAGAGGAAGGCGAAACATTTGCTGATATCGAGCCTGAAGAGCTAGGACCAAAACCAAAATCACATAATGAAATATAAAATGAGTTTCTACTATTAAAAATGAGCCTTCTCAATTTTGAGAAGGCTTTCATGTTGTTGAAAAAAGATCATGTCAAAGGCAGAAAAAGCAAATTTGCAAGGTAAGAGGTTGATTTCCGTTCCGCCAGCGCCCTTTCCAGGGGGCGTCCGATGAGCCGCTTCACTCACTTACGCTCGCTCCAGGGTCTCATCTGTGACGCTAAATCCCCTAGGAGTGACGCTGGCTCCACTCCAATCAACCATTCTGCAAAGTGTCTTTACTTTTTTTCATAGTAATATAGCGATTAAATAGCCCATTATTTTTAGAGGGAATAAGCTCTTATTTTCAATGTGGGGAAGTGATGTGTGACAACACCTCTCCATAAAGAGTAGTGAAGACCTTCGCCTTATTTGAAAACCTTTGCTAAAAAGGTAATACTTTTGTAGGTTGGAGTGGAGGCTACTTGACTCCCGTGTGATAACGAGACAGGCGAGCCTCTAAACGGAGCGATAGCGGAGGAAGCGGCTCGGGGCGCTCGCCCACAGGAAAGCAAGTAGCCTGCAACGGAAATCCATTTCTACCTTCCAATTGACTGTTTTGTTTTTCAACACTAAGTGAGCCTTCTCAAATTTTGAGAAGGCTCAAATTAGTATTACTTATTATCGTTATATGCTTTTACAAATTCTTTTACTTTCTCGCTATCTGCCTCCAGTTTTAAACCAGTATCGATTAATGGAGATACTGTGGATACAGCTGGTTTTTTATTGCCTTGGTAATAGCTAATGAATTCGTCTTGGTTAATGGAGTATAGGATTGCTTTACGTAAATCTGCTGAATCAGAAACTGCACGTCCAGACGTATTCATTTGTAAGTAAGACACAGCATTACTATCTGCCGTATTTAATGTTAATTTAGCGTCTGATTTCACAATATCCAACTTCGTTTCTGGAACTGTTTGAAGAACATGTATTTCACCATT
Encoded proteins:
- a CDS encoding alpha/beta hydrolase — its product is MDKGTVQDLTFYSEALQEELQLYIYVPANYSPLYKYNILIASDGKDYFQLGGITKLADELIDDYEIENLIIAFVPYKDIKDRRHKYIPSGEQHEAYLRFLAHELVPYLDNEYATYQMGMSRGVIGDSMAATASLMAALKYPSIFGKVILQSPYVDEDVLQAVEKFKDPGAISIYHIVGKGEDQVVTMDKTIKDFLTPNRQLHELMISKGFTTFYDEFEGNHTWKYWKPDLRRALIENFN
- a CDS encoding phosphatidylglycerophosphatase A family protein, which codes for MHNKSIRVHSDEVAKAAQAALIRRGVAIEDIAKIVYEMQKTYNEGLTLEHCVHSVERVLRKREVQHALLVGIELDELAEKKLLSSPLQQIIESDEGLFGVDETIALGSVFTYGSIAVTTFGHLDKQKIGIIKKLDTEPGHHVNTFLDDLVGSIAASAASRIAHRMRDLEEEGETFADIEPEELGPKPKSHNEI